Below is a genomic region from Vibrio mimicus.
GCTCAACCGAGAGAATCTTCGCCACTGCCACCAAGCGCTGCTGTTTAACGTCGGGCGTGGCAAAACGTTAGTAGAGCAGGATCTGCCGGATTTAATTGCGGCAGGACACATTCGCCACGCGTTTTTGGATGTGTTTATCCAAGAGCCACTCGCTCAAGATCATCCGTTTTGGGGCAATCCGGCGATCACCATCACGCCACACATCGCGGCGGTCAGCTTTCCAGAGCAAGTGGTCGATATCTTCGCCGATAACTACCAACGTTGGTGCGATAACTTGCCACTGCGTAACCAGATTGATTTTGAAAAAGGCTACTGATGCTAGAGTCACTGCTGACGGAAATTCGCCAATGCACAGTCTGTGAACCCCATTTACCGTTGGGCGCGAATCCAGTGATCCGTGCCCATCCGGCGGCGAAGATTTTAATTATTGGCCAAGCACCGGGCACTAAGGTGCACAACACTTCCATTCCGTGGAATGATGCCAGCGGTGATCGACTGCGTCAGTGGCTCGATTTGGATCGCGATACGTTTTACTGCGAAGAAAACATCGCCATCATGCCGATGGGGCTTTGCTATCCGGGCAAAGGGCGCAGCGGAGATTTACCGCCGCGTAAAGAGTGTGCGCCACTGTGGCATGCCAAAGTGCTAGAGCAACTGCCCAATCGGCAACTCACTCTCCTGATTGGGCAATATGCACAGCATTATTATCTGTCGGACAAACCCAGCACCTTGACCGAAACCGTACAGCATTGGCAACGTTGGGCACCTTTGGTTTTGCCGCTACCGCATCCCTCTCCACGCAACACCTTATGGCTGAAAAAACACCCTTGGTTTGAACAGGACGAGGTGCCTTATCTTCGTCAACGGGTGAAGCAAGCGCTTACATAGCAAGCAATTAGGGTTTGAGGTAGTATGGCGCGCAGATTGATTAAGGAGTACGCCATGCTTGAAACATTAACCTTATGGTTACAGCAATTTGATATAGAAATTGAACGCGTGATTCAGGTTGCTGAAGCGCTCGGGCTGATTGCCGCCATTTCCATC
It encodes:
- a CDS encoding uracil-DNA glycosylase family protein: MLESLLTEIRQCTVCEPHLPLGANPVIRAHPAAKILIIGQAPGTKVHNTSIPWNDASGDRLRQWLDLDRDTFYCEENIAIMPMGLCYPGKGRSGDLPPRKECAPLWHAKVLEQLPNRQLTLLIGQYAQHYYLSDKPSTLTETVQHWQRWAPLVLPLPHPSPRNTLWLKKHPWFEQDEVPYLRQRVKQALT